The following proteins come from a genomic window of Nostoc sp. TCL26-01:
- a CDS encoding alkaline phosphatase has protein sequence METNSTQKLKRRQFIMRSLLTGSSIIATNLFAKSGLTQTPGLITSDKLRPRISHGVASGDISGNSAVIWSRSDRPARLIVEYSANESFRDLNRVLGQQALANTDFTARAYLNNLPPSQQIFYRVIFQDLADPNIYSAPVIGQLRTPPQNQGDIFFAWSGDTAGQGWGINPEWGGMKIYETIRRLKPDFFIHSGDYIYADVPIQSAVKLDDGSIWQNLTTPEKSKVAETLKEFRGNYIYNLLDENVRRFNAEIPQLVQWDDHEVRNNWYPSQILEDDRYKVKSVSVLARRARQAFLEYTPIRSHPQDPKRIYRSFQHGSSLEIFMLDERSYRGANSPNRQPVASRATAFLGNPQISWLKSQLQKSTATWKIIASDMPIGLIVPDGKTNFENFANGDGKALGRELELADLLQFIQRNNIRNVVLLTADVHYAAAHYYNPNQAQFTDFRPFWEFVAGPMNSGTFGPNKLDNTFGPEVKFQSVSPDMKPNRSPKEGLQFFGTVKIDGQTQVMTVKLHNLEGKILYSVDLVPE, from the coding sequence ATGGAAACAAACTCGACTCAAAAGCTAAAGCGTCGTCAATTCATTATGCGCTCGTTATTAACAGGCAGTAGTATCATAGCAACAAACCTGTTTGCTAAGTCCGGTTTGACCCAAACACCAGGGCTAATTACATCAGATAAGCTACGGCCAAGAATTTCTCATGGTGTAGCTAGTGGTGATATTAGTGGTAACAGTGCTGTAATTTGGAGTCGGAGCGATCGCCCTGCCCGCTTAATTGTAGAATATTCCGCAAATGAATCTTTTCGTGATTTGAATCGAGTTTTGGGGCAACAAGCTTTAGCTAACACCGACTTCACCGCACGAGCCTATTTGAATAATTTGCCCCCCAGTCAACAAATATTCTACCGAGTCATCTTTCAAGATTTAGCCGACCCTAATATTTATAGCGCACCCGTGATTGGTCAATTGCGCACACCTCCCCAGAACCAAGGCGATATTTTTTTTGCTTGGTCAGGAGACACCGCAGGCCAAGGTTGGGGTATAAATCCCGAATGGGGTGGGATGAAAATTTACGAAACCATTCGACGACTTAAACCGGACTTTTTTATCCATTCTGGTGACTACATTTATGCTGACGTACCGATACAATCAGCAGTCAAATTAGATGACGGTAGTATTTGGCAAAACTTAACAACTCCAGAAAAATCGAAGGTTGCTGAAACCCTCAAAGAATTTCGAGGCAATTATATTTATAATCTTCTGGATGAGAATGTGCGTCGCTTTAACGCAGAGATACCGCAACTAGTCCAATGGGACGACCACGAAGTTAGAAACAATTGGTATCCCAGTCAAATATTAGAAGACGATCGCTACAAAGTCAAAAGCGTCTCTGTTTTAGCCAGACGCGCCAGACAAGCATTCTTAGAATACACCCCCATTCGTTCCCATCCCCAAGACCCCAAACGAATTTATCGTTCCTTCCAGCACGGTTCCTCACTGGAAATCTTCATGCTAGACGAACGCAGTTACCGGGGTGCAAATTCACCAAATCGCCAACCAGTCGCTAGTCGGGCAACCGCATTTCTCGGCAACCCCCAAATAAGTTGGTTAAAAAGTCAGTTGCAAAAATCCACAGCCACGTGGAAAATCATCGCCAGCGATATGCCAATAGGCTTAATAGTTCCTGATGGGAAGACTAACTTTGAAAACTTTGCTAACGGTGATGGTAAAGCGTTGGGAAGAGAACTAGAGTTGGCTGATTTGTTGCAATTTATTCAACGCAATAATATCCGTAACGTAGTTTTGTTAACAGCAGATGTTCACTACGCCGCCGCCCACTATTACAACCCCAATCAAGCACAGTTTACCGATTTCCGACCCTTTTGGGAATTTGTTGCCGGCCCCATGAATTCTGGGACATTCGGGCCAAATAAACTAGACAACACCTTTGGGCCAGAAGTCAAATTTCAAAGCGTTTCCCCAGACATGAAACCCAATCGATCGCCTAAAGAAGGTCTACAATTTTTTGGTACAGTCAAAATTGACGGTCAAACTCAAGTGATGACTGTCAAACTACACAATTTAGAGGGCAAGATTCTCTACAGTGTGGATTTAGTGCCGGAATAG